In a single window of the Streptomyces sp. NBC_00285 genome:
- a CDS encoding GH59 galactosidase — protein MGMQRRLGWASLAAATTMALAAGVVTAPAAHSADDPVQVVVDGNDVRADNVNGLTYKGLGLLSCNSTSNLLMDYKAEHPGRYWQLVRVLFGGRNPLINHVKIEMGSDTNTSTGSDPATMRTADELADASRSPGFQLAADAKTVNPKLKVSILRWVMPQWVQTEWNKGTGTDEMYKWYKETILDAYEKYGYMVDYVNPDTNETTKPDISFVKWYKNALTNDTDFADPRYGLTPAQQKDAAKAYHDIKIVASDENTTKNIGPAMLTDTELFGTVDAVGYHYTTDDRLDGAPTSSTYRPYTKLATGDNAGGQDKEVWYSEGVGSFGWTDYRVANTEGPGGTSTGIGGVQSALDIANRSVKSYANSKRTHYIFQPAIGAFYEGAQYSHKELVSARDPWSGNIHYDAAVYVMQHFTQFAKTGWENDTNTAGIWRTVPEASYSGVSGTENVDGSNGAPSYMTLADPKKKDFSTIAVNDSDRTKSYRIKAENMDLGGDPTMEVWETRAADPGQAYDANFKHLAAEIRPDADGYYTYTVQPRSIVTFTTLDRSRDKATAQRLPGSGARTVLDTDATGKRHDTHDDVLYADDFGYEEEGRVQVGTDNGAHKVSQSYLKSRGNQPRYLVDQTGAWEVGKDASGDNVLYQYLDQSMKDTGAWNRNTPNTTVGDFRWENYRASVDVSFPDPAGGLATLGVRQQKGMAATDAAYSIGIGPSGTWTFYEYGTAIRTGTVAAADGYRLAVEARGATVTAYVDGQSVAVYQDPTPATEGRVKLGTDFHRTAFDNLLVEKVAGYTPYATTLTDNMDGTVRYDGTWSRNAALGDAMNWYRSTSTSTTAGATVTVPFSGTGIDVIGGNDGSAVLDVDIDGRPVARDARTTATDKRQATYALRGLREGRHTATFTLKSGKIVLDGFTALSGDVDGRVDTTPVRAALKAIGSPSQDDYTADSWAVFAAARSAARTAVTGQKGLDVIGVEQITGRLDTAYRGLVRTAA, from the coding sequence ATGGGTATGCAGCGAAGACTCGGCTGGGCGTCCCTCGCCGCGGCGACGACGATGGCACTGGCGGCGGGAGTGGTCACGGCGCCGGCCGCCCACTCGGCGGACGACCCCGTGCAGGTCGTGGTCGACGGGAACGACGTACGCGCCGACAACGTGAACGGCCTCACCTACAAGGGCCTCGGCCTGCTCAGCTGCAACAGCACGAGCAATCTGCTGATGGACTACAAGGCGGAGCACCCGGGCCGCTACTGGCAGCTCGTCAGAGTGCTGTTCGGCGGGAGGAACCCGCTCATCAACCACGTCAAGATCGAGATGGGTTCGGACACGAACACCTCGACCGGTTCCGATCCGGCGACCATGCGCACGGCGGACGAACTCGCCGACGCATCCCGCTCCCCGGGCTTCCAACTGGCCGCGGATGCCAAGACGGTGAACCCGAAGCTCAAGGTCTCGATCCTGCGCTGGGTCATGCCCCAGTGGGTCCAGACCGAGTGGAACAAGGGCACCGGCACCGACGAGATGTACAAGTGGTACAAGGAGACGATCCTCGACGCGTACGAGAAGTACGGGTACATGGTCGACTACGTCAATCCGGACACGAACGAGACCACGAAACCGGACATCTCCTTCGTCAAGTGGTACAAGAACGCGCTGACGAACGACACCGACTTCGCCGACCCCCGCTACGGTCTGACGCCCGCTCAGCAGAAGGACGCCGCGAAGGCGTACCACGACATCAAGATCGTCGCCTCGGACGAGAACACCACGAAGAACATCGGCCCCGCGATGCTCACGGACACCGAACTCTTCGGCACGGTCGACGCGGTGGGCTACCACTACACCACCGACGACCGGCTCGACGGCGCCCCCACCAGTTCCACGTACCGGCCCTACACGAAGCTGGCGACCGGCGACAACGCCGGCGGCCAGGACAAGGAGGTCTGGTACAGCGAGGGCGTCGGCTCCTTCGGCTGGACGGACTACCGGGTGGCCAACACCGAGGGGCCGGGCGGCACGAGCACCGGGATCGGCGGTGTGCAGAGCGCGCTCGACATCGCCAACCGCTCCGTGAAGAGCTACGCCAACTCCAAGCGGACGCACTACATCTTCCAGCCGGCGATCGGAGCCTTCTACGAGGGCGCCCAGTACAGCCACAAGGAACTGGTCAGCGCCCGCGACCCGTGGTCCGGGAACATCCACTACGACGCCGCGGTGTACGTGATGCAGCACTTCACCCAGTTCGCGAAGACCGGCTGGGAGAACGACACCAACACGGCCGGCATCTGGCGCACCGTGCCCGAGGCGAGCTACAGCGGTGTGAGCGGCACCGAGAACGTCGACGGCTCGAACGGCGCGCCCAGTTACATGACGCTCGCCGACCCGAAGAAGAAGGACTTCTCCACGATCGCCGTCAACGACAGCGACCGGACGAAGAGTTACCGCATCAAGGCCGAGAACATGGACCTGGGCGGCGATCCCACCATGGAGGTCTGGGAGACCCGCGCGGCCGACCCCGGCCAGGCGTACGACGCGAACTTCAAGCATCTCGCCGCCGAGATCCGTCCCGACGCCGACGGCTACTACACCTACACCGTCCAGCCGCGCTCGATCGTCACGTTCACCACCCTCGACCGCAGCCGCGACAAGGCGACCGCACAGCGACTGCCCGGGTCCGGGGCCCGCACGGTGCTCGACACCGACGCGACCGGCAAGAGGCACGACACCCACGACGACGTCCTGTACGCCGACGACTTCGGGTACGAGGAGGAGGGCCGGGTCCAGGTCGGCACGGACAACGGGGCGCACAAGGTGTCCCAGTCGTACCTCAAGTCCCGTGGCAACCAGCCCCGTTACCTGGTCGACCAGACCGGCGCCTGGGAGGTCGGCAAGGACGCGAGCGGCGACAACGTGCTGTACCAGTACCTGGACCAGTCCATGAAGGACACCGGCGCCTGGAACCGGAACACCCCCAACACCACGGTCGGGGACTTCCGCTGGGAGAACTACCGGGCCTCCGTCGACGTCTCCTTCCCGGACCCGGCCGGCGGCCTCGCCACCCTGGGCGTACGCCAGCAGAAGGGCATGGCGGCGACGGACGCCGCGTACAGCATCGGGATCGGCCCGTCCGGGACCTGGACCTTCTACGAGTACGGCACGGCGATCCGGACCGGCACGGTCGCCGCGGCCGACGGCTACCGTCTCGCCGTCGAGGCCAGGGGCGCGACCGTCACCGCGTACGTCGACGGGCAGTCCGTCGCCGTCTACCAGGACCCGACGCCCGCGACCGAGGGCCGCGTCAAACTCGGCACCGACTTCCACCGGACCGCGTTCGACAACCTGTTGGTCGAGAAGGTCGCCGGATACACCCCGTACGCCACCACGCTGACCGACAACATGGACGGCACCGTCCGGTACGACGGCACGTGGAGCCGGAACGCCGCCCTCGGTGACGCGATGAACTGGTACCGCTCGACGTCGACCAGCACCACGGCCGGCGCGACCGTCACCGTCCCGTTCTCCGGCACGGGCATCGACGTGATCGGCGGCAACGACGGCAGCGCCGTCCTCGACGTCGACATCGACGGCAGGCCGGTCGCCCGGGACGCGAGGACAACCGCCACCGACAAGCGCCAGGCCACGTACGCACTGCGCGGTCTGCGCGAGGGACGGCACACGGCGACGTTCACCCTGAAGTCCGGGAAGATCGTGCTCGACGGGTTCACCGCGCTGTCCGGCGACGTGGACGGACGGGTCGACACGACCCCGGTCCGTGCCGCACTGAAGGCGATCGGCAGCCCGTCGCAGGACGACTACACGGCCGACTCATGGGCTGTGTTCGCAGCCGCGCGCTCGGCCGCCAGGACTGCCGTGACCGGCCAGAAGGGCCTTGACGTCATCGGAGTCGAGCAGATCACCGGCAGGCTTGACACGGCGTACCGAGGGTTGGTGCGCACGGCGGCCTGA
- a CDS encoding ABC transporter ATP-binding protein, whose protein sequence is MQTSEVPKVPPRRGAVLLALRYYGRELARLRRLTAPAMLLSALGSTGINYIAPLIVAKLAGDIADGGEFTVGSALPYVLGFAGVLLLAESLWRVALHCLNRLDALGIEHLYVIGMDELFAKDATFFHDNFAGSLTKRALSFATRFEPFVDTLAFQIVGSLVPLLFGSVVLWHYEPLLVVGLLVMIAVTALCAAPLIRRRQGLVAEREAAVARVAGHVADSLMNMDTVRAFGAEGREAAEHRSRVAASRRLTLRSWDYGNLRIDTFVAPMSVLTNALGLLLAVGLGGGEHGVEAVVVAFTYYSNATRIMFEFNQIYRRLESSMTEAAQFTELLLTPPTVLDPPSPEPLLPGAADVRFERVNFAHAGAAPLFAGLDLVVPGGTKVGLVGRSGGGKTTLARLLLRMTDIDGGRIMIGGQDISRLRQRDLRSLMAYVPQDPAMFHRTLRDNIAFARPDATDAEIRRAAEAAHVTEFADALPEGFGTLVGERGVKLSGGQRQRVALARAILRDAPILLLDEATSALDSESELLVQEALWRLMEGRTALVVAHRLSTVAGMDQLVVLDRGRIVEQGSHQELLALDGPYAKLWHHQSGGFLEDDPVEAELR, encoded by the coding sequence ATGCAGACGTCAGAGGTACCCAAAGTTCCACCGCGCAGGGGCGCGGTGCTCCTCGCGCTTCGTTACTACGGACGGGAGTTGGCCCGCCTGCGCCGGCTGACCGCGCCCGCCATGCTGCTGTCGGCGCTGGGCAGCACCGGCATCAACTACATCGCGCCGCTGATCGTCGCGAAGCTCGCCGGCGACATCGCCGACGGCGGCGAGTTCACGGTCGGTTCGGCGCTGCCGTACGTCCTCGGATTCGCCGGTGTCCTGCTGCTCGCGGAGTCACTGTGGCGGGTCGCCCTGCACTGTCTGAACCGTCTCGACGCGCTCGGCATCGAGCACCTGTACGTGATCGGGATGGACGAACTGTTCGCCAAGGACGCCACGTTCTTCCACGACAACTTCGCCGGGTCGCTGACCAAGCGCGCCCTGAGCTTCGCCACCCGTTTCGAGCCGTTCGTCGACACCCTGGCCTTCCAGATCGTGGGCAGCCTCGTGCCGCTGCTGTTCGGCTCGGTGGTGCTGTGGCACTACGAACCGCTGCTCGTCGTGGGCCTGTTGGTCATGATCGCGGTGACGGCGCTGTGCGCGGCGCCGCTCATCCGGCGCCGCCAGGGCCTCGTCGCCGAGCGCGAGGCGGCGGTCGCCCGGGTGGCCGGGCACGTCGCCGACAGCCTGATGAACATGGACACGGTCCGGGCCTTCGGTGCCGAGGGACGCGAAGCCGCCGAACACCGCTCCCGCGTCGCGGCCTCACGCAGGCTCACGCTCAGGTCGTGGGACTACGGCAACCTGCGTATCGACACCTTCGTCGCGCCGATGTCCGTGCTGACCAACGCGCTCGGTCTGCTGCTCGCGGTCGGCCTCGGCGGGGGCGAGCACGGCGTGGAGGCCGTCGTGGTCGCCTTCACCTACTACTCCAACGCGACGCGGATCATGTTCGAGTTCAACCAGATCTACCGCCGTCTGGAGAGCTCGATGACGGAGGCCGCGCAGTTCACCGAGCTGCTCCTGACCCCGCCGACCGTGCTCGACCCGCCGTCCCCCGAGCCGCTGCTGCCCGGGGCCGCCGATGTCCGCTTCGAGCGGGTGAACTTCGCCCACGCGGGCGCGGCGCCGCTCTTCGCCGGGCTCGACCTGGTCGTGCCCGGCGGAACCAAGGTCGGTCTCGTCGGACGCTCCGGCGGCGGCAAGACCACACTGGCCCGGCTGCTGCTGCGGATGACGGACATCGACGGCGGCCGGATCATGATCGGCGGCCAGGACATCAGCAGGCTGCGCCAGAGGGACCTGCGCAGCCTGATGGCCTACGTGCCGCAGGACCCGGCGATGTTCCACCGCACGCTCCGCGACAACATCGCCTTCGCCCGGCCGGACGCCACCGACGCCGAGATCCGTCGCGCGGCCGAGGCGGCGCATGTCACGGAGTTCGCCGACGCGCTGCCGGAGGGCTTCGGCACCCTGGTGGGCGAGCGCGGCGTCAAACTGTCCGGCGGCCAGCGCCAGCGTGTCGCGCTGGCCCGGGCGATCCTGCGCGACGCTCCGATCCTGCTGCTCGACGAGGCGACCAGCGCCCTGGACTCGGAGAGCGAACTCCTGGTCCAGGAGGCGCTGTGGCGGCTCATGGAGGGGCGGACGGCGCTCGTGGTCGCGCACCGGCTGAGCACGGTCGCGGGCATGGACCAGCTCGTCGTCCTGGACCGCGGGCGGATCGTCGAGCAGGGCAGCCACCAGGAACTCCTGGCGCTGGACGGCCCGTACGCGAAGCTGTGGCACCACCAGTCGGGCGGGTTCCTCGAAGACGACCCGGTGGAGGCGGAGCTGCGCTGA
- a CDS encoding sugar transferase, which yields MITSDTVTTAFVLAAIGEFFGARDAANWHEKWTILAFGTELLVLGALAVGRAWAPAVLGQGAEEFRRLGRSLFAATVVLALGGIALTSRNIKLWIFVAIPAVALVTMTARYLLRLGLHRQRKEGQCLRPVLAAGSPATVSDLISRTRKLPHLGWRVDGVCTTEGPGLDGDELDGVPVVGQLTDVAKYVEHHGYRVVALTPDPYWTPNRLQRLAWNLEGSEAEMVVAPVLMEVAGPRLHVDAVLGIPLLRVSMPTFTGGRRAIKAVADRMGSAILLILFAPLMLLVGLLVVADSRGGAFYRQRRVGKDGREFTILKFRTMAVGADRARAELADRNEGAGLLFKMRQDPRVTRVGTALRRYSLDELPQLFNVLIGSMSLVGPRPPLPEESASYGPDIRRRLLVKPGLTGLWQISGRSDLPWEEAVRLDLRYVEDWSLALDAVILWKTLRAVLYGQGAY from the coding sequence GTGATCACCAGCGACACCGTCACCACCGCGTTCGTGCTGGCGGCGATCGGTGAGTTCTTCGGGGCCCGGGACGCGGCCAACTGGCACGAGAAATGGACAATTCTCGCGTTCGGCACCGAGCTGCTGGTGCTGGGAGCGCTTGCGGTGGGCCGGGCGTGGGCACCGGCCGTCCTCGGCCAGGGTGCCGAGGAATTCCGTAGGCTCGGACGTTCACTGTTCGCGGCGACCGTCGTGCTCGCGCTCGGCGGGATCGCCCTCACCTCGAGAAACATCAAGCTCTGGATCTTCGTCGCGATCCCCGCTGTAGCGCTGGTCACCATGACCGCGCGGTATCTGCTCCGCCTCGGACTGCACAGACAGCGCAAGGAAGGGCAGTGTCTGAGACCGGTGCTCGCCGCAGGGAGTCCGGCCACCGTGAGCGACCTGATCAGCCGCACCCGCAAGTTGCCGCACCTCGGGTGGCGGGTGGACGGGGTGTGCACGACGGAAGGTCCCGGGCTCGACGGTGACGAACTGGACGGAGTGCCGGTCGTCGGCCAGCTGACGGACGTCGCCAAGTACGTGGAGCACCACGGCTATCGTGTCGTCGCGCTCACGCCGGACCCGTACTGGACACCGAACCGGCTGCAGCGGCTGGCCTGGAACCTCGAGGGCAGCGAGGCCGAGATGGTCGTGGCCCCGGTGCTGATGGAGGTGGCCGGCCCGCGGCTGCACGTCGACGCCGTGCTCGGAATCCCGCTGCTGCGGGTCAGCATGCCGACGTTCACCGGGGGCCGCCGGGCGATCAAGGCGGTCGCCGACCGGATGGGCTCGGCGATCCTGCTGATCCTGTTCGCGCCGCTGATGCTCCTCGTCGGACTGCTCGTGGTGGCGGACAGCCGGGGCGGGGCGTTCTACCGCCAGCGCAGGGTCGGCAAGGACGGCCGCGAGTTCACCATCCTCAAGTTCCGCACCATGGCCGTCGGGGCCGACCGGGCACGTGCCGAGCTGGCCGACCGCAACGAGGGCGCGGGGCTGCTGTTCAAGATGCGCCAGGATCCGCGGGTGACCCGGGTCGGAACAGCGCTGCGCCGGTACTCGCTCGACGAACTCCCGCAGCTTTTCAACGTACTCATCGGATCGATGTCGCTCGTAGGTCCGCGCCCTCCGCTGCCGGAGGAGTCCGCCTCCTACGGCCCGGACATCCGGCGGCGACTGCTGGTCAAGCCCGGCCTCACCGGCCTGTGGCAGATCAGCGGACGCAGCGACCTGCCGTGGGAGGAGGCCGTCCGCCTCGACCTGCGGTACGTGGAGGACTGGTCGCTCGCCCTGGACGCGGTGATCTTGTGGAAGACGCTGCGCGCGGTGCTCTACGGCCAGGGGGCCTACTGA
- a CDS encoding nucleotide sugar dehydrogenase, producing the protein MRISVFGLGYVGCVSAACLAGMGHEVIGVDVNQVKVDLVNDGKAPVVEERIGELTAEVVRTGALRATTDVREAIMDSDVSLICVGTPSEPNGSLCTTYLERVTEEIGAALAEQAKQGSRHTVVFRSTMLPGTCLNLLVPILEKNVGGTAGVDVGVAVNPEFLREGTSVRDFFDPPKTVIGELDPASGDVVAALYESLPGEVFRVPVPTAEAIKYADNAFHGLKIGFANELGAVCQALGVDSHQVMDVFLADRKLNISAAYLRPGFAFGGSCLPKDLRSLVHAAQRADVSVPILSHVLQSNSDHLQRAVDLVERTGKRRVGMFGLSFKPGTDDLRESPLVELAERLHGKGYDLRIHDANVSLSRLIGANREYIETRLPHLAQLLADSVEEVLDHAEVCVVGTKDPAVLAALPHGGGPVIVDLIRLPDAETRRTEPGYMGLAW; encoded by the coding sequence ATGAGAATCAGCGTGTTCGGGCTCGGCTACGTGGGCTGTGTGTCGGCCGCGTGCCTGGCCGGCATGGGGCACGAGGTCATCGGCGTGGACGTCAACCAGGTGAAGGTCGACCTGGTCAACGACGGCAAGGCCCCGGTGGTCGAGGAGCGGATCGGCGAGCTCACCGCGGAGGTCGTGCGGACGGGAGCGCTGCGCGCCACCACCGACGTCCGTGAGGCGATCATGGACAGCGACGTGTCGCTGATCTGTGTGGGAACCCCGTCGGAGCCCAACGGCAGCCTGTGCACCACGTACTTGGAACGGGTCACCGAGGAGATCGGCGCCGCGCTGGCCGAGCAGGCCAAGCAGGGGAGCCGGCACACCGTGGTGTTCCGGAGCACCATGCTCCCGGGCACCTGCCTGAACCTTCTGGTACCGATCCTGGAGAAGAACGTCGGTGGCACCGCCGGAGTGGACGTCGGGGTCGCGGTCAACCCGGAGTTCCTGCGCGAGGGAACCAGCGTGCGGGACTTCTTCGACCCGCCCAAGACGGTCATCGGCGAGCTCGACCCGGCCAGCGGCGACGTGGTGGCGGCGCTGTACGAGAGCCTGCCCGGCGAGGTGTTCCGGGTTCCGGTCCCGACGGCCGAGGCGATCAAGTACGCGGACAACGCGTTCCACGGCCTCAAGATCGGCTTCGCGAACGAGCTGGGCGCGGTGTGCCAGGCGCTCGGGGTGGACTCGCACCAGGTGATGGACGTGTTCCTGGCCGACCGCAAGCTGAACATCAGTGCCGCCTATCTGCGGCCCGGTTTCGCCTTCGGCGGCTCCTGCCTGCCCAAGGACCTGCGCAGCCTGGTCCACGCGGCGCAGCGGGCCGACGTCTCGGTGCCCATCCTCTCCCACGTGCTGCAATCCAACTCCGACCATCTGCAGCGTGCGGTGGACCTGGTGGAGCGCACCGGTAAGCGCCGGGTGGGCATGTTCGGGCTGTCCTTCAAACCCGGCACCGACGACCTCCGGGAGAGTCCGCTGGTCGAGCTGGCGGAGCGGCTCCACGGCAAGGGGTACGACCTGCGGATCCACGACGCCAACGTGAGCCTCTCCCGGCTGATCGGCGCGAACCGCGAGTACATCGAGACCCGGTTGCCGCACCTCGCGCAGCTGCTCGCCGACTCCGTCGAGGAGGTGCTCGACCATGCCGAGGTGTGCGTGGTCGGGACCAAAGACCCGGCTGTCCTCGCGGCCCTGCCTCACGGCGGCGGCCCGGTGATAGTCGACCTCATCCGTCTTCCCGACGCCGAGACGCGCCGGACCGAACCGGGATACATGGGCCTTGCTTGGTAA
- a CDS encoding glycosyltransferase family 4 protein, producing MLGNEVSADGSGRRALILVENLSVPFDRRVWQECTTLRDAGWEVHVICPRGEKRDTEPEALIDGVRIHRYPLRAATGGPAGYLQEYGSALWHTARLARKVGPVHVVHACNPPDLLFLSVRRLRRRGARFVFDQHDLVPELYLSRFDRGKDLLYRAVCALERRTYRAADIVLATNESYRDVAVSRGGKRPEDVFVVRSAPQIERFQPVPPEVELKRGKPHLLCYLGVMGPQDGVDYALRALAKLRDEFGRTDWHAVFIGSGDAFDAMVELSRELGLTEQVQFTGRIPDADLVRYLSTADVCLSPDPRNPLNDVSTMNKVLEYMAMGRPIVSFDLKEARVSAGEAAVYAPANDEAQFAGLITQLLDDPDKRARMGKIGQERIGGQLSWRNSQESLLAAYAAACRDRNAVPAGGPVRTRKKRQRS from the coding sequence TTGCTTGGTAACGAAGTCAGCGCAGACGGCTCGGGCCGGCGCGCGCTGATCCTGGTGGAGAACCTGTCGGTGCCGTTCGACCGACGGGTGTGGCAGGAGTGCACGACGCTGCGCGACGCGGGCTGGGAGGTGCACGTCATCTGCCCCCGTGGCGAGAAGCGGGACACGGAGCCGGAGGCGTTGATCGACGGGGTGCGGATCCACCGCTACCCGTTGCGCGCCGCCACCGGAGGACCGGCCGGCTATCTGCAGGAGTACGGCTCGGCGCTGTGGCACACGGCCCGGCTCGCCCGCAAGGTCGGCCCGGTCCACGTGGTCCACGCCTGCAACCCGCCCGACCTGCTGTTCCTGTCGGTCCGGCGGCTGAGGCGGCGTGGCGCGCGGTTCGTCTTCGACCAGCACGACCTGGTGCCCGAGCTGTACCTCTCCCGCTTCGACCGCGGCAAGGACCTGCTCTACCGCGCCGTGTGCGCGCTGGAACGGCGGACCTACCGGGCCGCGGACATCGTGCTCGCAACGAACGAGAGCTACCGGGACGTCGCCGTGAGCCGCGGCGGCAAGCGGCCGGAGGACGTCTTCGTGGTGCGCAGCGCGCCCCAGATCGAGCGGTTCCAGCCGGTGCCGCCCGAGGTGGAATTGAAGCGCGGCAAGCCCCATCTGCTGTGCTACCTGGGCGTCATGGGCCCGCAGGACGGCGTCGACTACGCCCTGCGCGCCCTCGCGAAGCTGCGCGACGAGTTCGGGCGGACCGACTGGCACGCGGTGTTCATCGGCTCCGGCGACGCCTTCGACGCGATGGTGGAGCTGTCCCGGGAGCTCGGTCTCACCGAGCAGGTGCAGTTCACCGGGCGCATCCCGGACGCCGACCTGGTGCGCTACCTGTCCACAGCGGACGTGTGCCTGTCTCCCGACCCGCGCAATCCGCTCAACGACGTGTCGACCATGAACAAGGTCCTGGAGTACATGGCGATGGGCCGGCCGATCGTCTCCTTCGACCTGAAGGAGGCGCGTGTTTCCGCCGGTGAGGCCGCCGTCTACGCGCCCGCCAACGACGAGGCCCAATTCGCCGGGCTCATCACGCAGTTGCTGGACGATCCGGACAAACGGGCCCGGATGGGCAAGATCGGCCAGGAACGAATAGGCGGGCAGCTGTCCTGGCGCAACTCGCAGGAATCGCTGCTCGCCGCCTACGCCGCCGCGTGCCGGGACCGCAATGCGGTCCCGGCGGGCGGTCCGGTGCGCACGAGGAAGAAGAGGCAGCGCAGTTGA
- a CDS encoding Wzz/FepE/Etk N-terminal domain-containing protein, whose protein sequence is MNDDTIRLVTIGRILRRRWRLLAVLAVVGALFGYGTSVLVFPPRYTASAPVLLPGVWEERELLTQVDIVTSLTVVDRTADALHWSDVSRSELQDDVSATAADGNIITISGTADTPERAQRLADGVAQQFVQFAAQVAGSGTDASVATQTEALRKQVAETDRRISELAEAADPGQTVESVQSRTALENLRTSLEAAMKKLEEADPSTSKSGMVVMGQAARPTGEAPPTRIQLIVGGALVFFLLAVVGHLVAARMNRRLRTEPEIAAALGSTPLGAVDVPGEWPARGPEGGGRRARIRRLLGTDTRWDEPALQKSGDEAGRRLRYRRVCARLREQLPAPRRLLVVVPDGDEIARRAVGQLLAEAKNDPLLRVVEVSVDRPVVPDRGTENGAVVVLSANSWTAEELAGIAEACAGGRHDIVGVVVAGPVQARPARPAADLPDDATLTFAVPGRATGGRA, encoded by the coding sequence TTGAACGATGACACCATCCGCCTTGTCACAATTGGGCGGATACTCCGGCGGCGGTGGCGGCTTCTGGCCGTCCTCGCCGTGGTGGGCGCACTGTTCGGTTACGGCACCTCGGTGCTGGTGTTCCCGCCGAGATACACCGCGTCGGCACCGGTACTGCTGCCAGGGGTGTGGGAGGAGCGAGAGCTGCTCACCCAGGTCGACATCGTCACCAGTCTGACCGTGGTCGACCGTACGGCCGACGCTCTGCACTGGTCCGACGTCAGCCGCTCCGAGTTGCAGGACGACGTGAGCGCCACGGCCGCCGACGGGAACATCATCACGATCTCGGGTACGGCCGACACCCCGGAGCGCGCGCAGCGGCTCGCTGACGGGGTGGCCCAGCAGTTCGTGCAGTTCGCCGCGCAGGTCGCGGGCAGCGGCACCGACGCCTCGGTGGCCACGCAGACCGAGGCGCTGCGCAAGCAGGTGGCGGAGACCGACCGGCGCATCTCCGAGCTGGCCGAGGCGGCCGATCCGGGACAGACCGTGGAGAGCGTGCAGTCCCGCACGGCGCTCGAGAACCTGCGCACCTCGCTGGAGGCGGCCATGAAGAAGCTGGAAGAGGCCGACCCGTCGACCAGCAAGTCAGGCATGGTCGTCATGGGGCAGGCCGCCCGGCCCACCGGTGAGGCGCCGCCGACGAGGATTCAACTCATCGTCGGCGGGGCGCTGGTGTTCTTCCTGCTCGCGGTCGTCGGCCATCTCGTCGCCGCACGGATGAACCGCCGACTGCGCACCGAACCCGAGATCGCCGCGGCACTGGGCTCGACACCGCTCGGCGCCGTGGACGTGCCCGGTGAATGGCCCGCGCGCGGGCCGGAAGGCGGGGGCCGGCGAGCCCGGATCCGGCGACTCCTCGGCACCGACACCCGATGGGACGAACCGGCCCTGCAGAAGTCCGGCGACGAGGCCGGCAGACGGCTCCGTTACCGGCGGGTGTGTGCCCGCCTCCGGGAGCAGTTGCCGGCTCCCCGGCGGCTGCTGGTCGTCGTACCGGACGGCGACGAGATCGCCCGCCGGGCCGTGGGGCAGCTACTCGCCGAGGCCAAGAACGATCCGTTGCTGCGGGTGGTGGAGGTGTCGGTGGACCGGCCGGTCGTGCCGGACCGAGGGACGGAGAACGGTGCGGTGGTGGTCCTCAGTGCGAACAGCTGGACCGCGGAGGAGCTCGCCGGCATCGCCGAGGCGTGCGCGGGCGGCCGGCACGACATCGTCGGCGTCGTCGTCGCAGGCCCGGTCCAGGCCCGCCCCGCGCGCCCTGCCGCCGATCTGCCGGACGACGCCACTCTGACGTTCGCGGTTCCCGGCCGCGCGACGGGAGGTCGGGCGTGA